In the Pseudomonas sp. ADAK2 genome, one interval contains:
- a CDS encoding exodeoxyribonuclease III: MRIISVNVNGIQAAVERGLLSWLQAQNADVICLQDTRASAFELDDPAFQLDGYFLYACEAEVPAQGGVALYSRLQPKAVISGLGFETADRYGRYLQADFDKVSIATLLLPSGQNGDEDLNQKFKLMDDFARYLDKQRRKRREYIYCGSLYVAQQKLDIKNWRDSQQSPGFLAPERAWMDEIVGNMGYVDALREVSREGDQYSWWPDNEQAEMLNLGWRFDYQLLTPGLRRFVRSARLPRQPRFSQHAPLIVDYDWTLTI, translated from the coding sequence ATGCGGATCATCAGTGTGAACGTCAATGGTATTCAGGCTGCAGTGGAGCGAGGTTTGCTCAGTTGGCTGCAAGCACAGAATGCCGACGTCATCTGCCTGCAGGACACCCGCGCCTCCGCCTTTGAACTGGACGATCCAGCCTTCCAACTGGATGGCTACTTCCTTTATGCCTGCGAAGCCGAAGTTCCCGCCCAGGGTGGCGTGGCTTTGTATTCGCGGTTGCAACCGAAGGCAGTCATCAGCGGTCTCGGCTTCGAGACGGCCGACCGCTACGGGCGCTACCTGCAAGCCGATTTCGATAAGGTCAGCATCGCGACCTTGCTGCTCCCTTCGGGGCAGAATGGCGATGAAGACTTGAACCAGAAGTTCAAGCTAATGGACGATTTCGCCCGTTATCTGGATAAACAGCGACGCAAACGTCGCGAGTACATTTATTGTGGCTCGCTGTACGTGGCGCAACAGAAGCTGGATATCAAGAACTGGCGCGACAGCCAGCAATCCCCGGGCTTCCTGGCACCTGAACGTGCCTGGATGGACGAGATTGTCGGCAATATGGGTTATGTCGATGCCCTGCGCGAAGTCAGCCGTGAAGGCGACCAGTACAGCTGGTGGCCGGACAACGAACAGGCTGAGATGCTCAACCTGGGCTGGCGTTTCGACTACCAGTTGCTGACCCCAGGCCTGCGCCGCTTTGTACGCAGCGCACGCCTGCCACGTCAGCCACGGTTCTCGCAACACGCACCGCTGATCGTGGACTACGACTGGACGCTGACTATCTAA
- the pyrE gene encoding orotate phosphoribosyltransferase, translating into MQAYQRDFIRFAIDRGVLRFGEFTLKSGRTSPYFFNAGLFNSGSALAQLGRFYAAAIVESGIPFDVLFGPAYKGIPLAATTAVALAEHHGRDLPWCFNRKEAKAHGEGGSLVGAPLTGDVLIIDDVITAGTAIREVMQIIASQDGAKAAGVLIALNRQERGNGELSAIQEVERDFKIPVISIVSLNQVLEFLADDPQLKQHLPAVEAYRAQFGV; encoded by the coding sequence ATGCAAGCGTATCAGCGCGATTTCATTCGTTTTGCCATCGATCGCGGCGTTTTGCGCTTCGGTGAGTTCACCCTGAAGTCCGGGCGCACCAGTCCTTACTTCTTCAATGCCGGCCTTTTCAACAGCGGTTCGGCCCTGGCGCAGCTGGGTCGTTTCTACGCGGCAGCCATCGTCGAGAGCGGTATTCCCTTCGACGTTCTGTTTGGCCCGGCGTACAAAGGCATCCCGTTGGCGGCGACCACTGCCGTGGCATTGGCCGAACACCATGGCCGTGACCTGCCATGGTGCTTCAACCGCAAGGAAGCCAAGGCTCACGGCGAAGGCGGCAGCCTGGTCGGCGCGCCGTTGACCGGCGATGTGCTGATCATCGACGACGTGATCACCGCCGGCACCGCCATCCGTGAAGTGATGCAGATCATCGCTTCCCAGGACGGCGCCAAAGCCGCTGGTGTGCTGATCGCCCTGAACCGTCAGGAGCGCGGCAACGGTGAGTTGTCGGCGATCCAGGAAGTGGAGCGTGACTTCAAGATTCCGGTGATCAGCATTGTTTCGCTGAACCAGGTGCTGGAATTCCTGGCCGATGATCCGCAGCTCAAGCAGCATTTGCCTGCCGTAGAAGCCTACCGCGCTCAGTTCGGCGTGTAA
- the argB gene encoding acetylglutamate kinase has translation MTLEREAAANTAKVLSEALPYIRRYVGKTLVIKYGGNAMESEELKTGFARDIVLMKAVGINPVVVHGGGPQIGDLLKRLSIESHFIDGMRVTDAQTMDVVEMVLGGQVNKDIVNLINRHGGSAIGLTGKDAELIRAKKLTVTRQTPEMTQPEIIDIGQVGEVVGINTDLLNLLVKGDFIPVIAPIGVGANGESYNINADLVAGKVAEALKAEKLMLLTNIAGLMDKQGTVLTGLTTQQVDDLIADGTIYGGMLPKIRCALEAVQGGVGSSLIIDGRVPNAILLEIFTDTGVGTLISNRKRP, from the coding sequence ATGACCCTCGAACGCGAAGCCGCCGCCAACACCGCCAAGGTCCTGTCCGAAGCGCTGCCTTACATTCGCCGCTATGTCGGCAAGACGCTGGTGATCAAATACGGCGGCAACGCGATGGAAAGCGAGGAGCTGAAAACTGGCTTCGCCCGCGACATCGTGCTGATGAAAGCCGTGGGCATCAACCCGGTGGTGGTTCACGGCGGCGGCCCGCAAATCGGCGACCTGCTCAAGCGTCTGTCGATCGAGAGCCACTTCATCGATGGCATGCGCGTGACTGACGCGCAGACCATGGACGTGGTGGAAATGGTCCTCGGCGGCCAGGTGAACAAGGACATCGTCAACCTGATCAACCGTCATGGCGGCAGCGCCATCGGCCTGACCGGTAAAGACGCCGAGCTGATTCGTGCGAAGAAACTCACCGTTACCCGCCAGACGCCGGAGATGACCCAACCGGAAATCATCGACATCGGCCAGGTGGGCGAAGTGGTCGGCATCAACACCGACCTGCTGAACCTGCTGGTCAAAGGCGATTTCATCCCGGTGATTGCGCCAATCGGCGTCGGCGCCAACGGCGAGTCGTACAACATCAACGCTGACCTGGTGGCCGGTAAAGTGGCCGAAGCGCTGAAAGCTGAAAAGCTGATGCTGCTGACCAACATCGCCGGCCTGATGGACAAGCAAGGCACGGTCCTCACCGGCCTGACCACCCAGCAAGTCGACGACCTGATTGCCGACGGCACAATCTACGGCGGCATGCTGCCGAAGATCCGTTGCGCGCTGGAAGCGGTACAGGGCGGTGTGGGCAGCTCATTGATCATTGACGGTCGGGTGCCGAATGCGATTCTGCTGGAGATCTTCACCGATACCGGTGTGGGTACATTGATCAGTAATCGCAAGCGTCCCTGA
- the dut gene encoding dUTP diphosphatase, translating to MHALQAKILDPRIGTDFPLPQYATPGSAGLDLRAMLEKDTVIKPGETLLIPTGLSVYIGDPGLAALILPRSGLGHKHGIVLGNLVGLIDSDYQGPLMVSCWNRSDKDFTLEVGERLAQLVLVPVVQAHFEMVEEFVETERGAGGFGHSGSH from the coding sequence ATGCACGCTTTGCAAGCCAAGATCCTCGACCCCCGCATCGGCACCGACTTCCCGCTGCCGCAGTACGCCACCCCCGGCTCCGCCGGCCTCGACCTGCGCGCCATGCTGGAAAAAGACACCGTGATCAAGCCGGGCGAAACCCTGCTGATCCCGACCGGCCTGTCGGTCTACATCGGCGACCCGGGCCTGGCGGCGCTGATCCTGCCGCGCTCCGGCCTGGGCCATAAGCACGGCATCGTGCTGGGTAACCTGGTTGGCCTGATCGACTCCGACTACCAGGGTCCGCTGATGGTTTCGTGCTGGAACCGCAGCGACAAGGATTTCACCCTTGAAGTGGGCGAACGTCTGGCTCAGCTAGTTTTGGTTCCTGTGGTTCAGGCGCACTTCGAGATGGTTGAAGAGTTCGTCGAAACTGAGCGCGGTGCTGGTGGTTTCGGGCATTCGGGTAGCCATTGA
- the coaBC gene encoding bifunctional phosphopantothenoylcysteine decarboxylase/phosphopantothenate--cysteine ligase CoaBC codes for MQRLYRKRIVLGVGGGIAAYKSADLVRRLIDQGAEVRVVMTRGGSEFITPLTMQALSGHPVHLDLLDPAAEAAMGHIELAKWADLVLIAPATADLIARLAQGIANDLLTTLVLATDAVVAVAPAMNQAMWRDPATQANLQILESRGIKSFGPASGSQACGDVGMGRMLEATDLAQCAADCFQRQALTGKHVLITAGPTQENIDPVRYITNHSSGKMGFALAEAAVEAGARVTLITGPVHLPTPDRVTRIDVVSARDMLAACEAAIPCDLFIASAAVADYRPEVVAPQKLKKDPTNGDGLLLQMVRNPDILATIATRPDRPFSVGFAAETEHLLDYAARKLKDKNLDLIVANDVANPSIGFNSEENACSVIDRQLHATLFAQTSKSKIARQLITFIADRLNQV; via the coding sequence ATGCAGCGGCTGTATCGGAAACGCATCGTTCTGGGCGTCGGCGGCGGCATTGCTGCCTACAAGAGCGCCGACCTGGTTCGCCGCCTGATCGACCAGGGCGCCGAAGTGCGCGTGGTCATGACCCGTGGCGGCAGCGAGTTCATCACCCCGCTGACCATGCAAGCCTTGTCCGGCCATCCGGTCCACCTCGACCTGCTGGACCCCGCGGCCGAAGCCGCCATGGGCCACATCGAGCTGGCCAAATGGGCCGACCTGGTGCTGATCGCCCCCGCCACGGCGGACCTGATCGCCCGTCTGGCCCAAGGCATTGCCAATGACCTGCTGACCACGCTGGTGCTGGCCACCGACGCGGTGGTCGCCGTGGCACCGGCGATGAATCAGGCTATGTGGCGCGATCCAGCCACCCAGGCCAACCTGCAAATCCTCGAAAGCCGCGGCATCAAATCCTTCGGCCCAGCCTCGGGCAGCCAGGCCTGTGGCGACGTCGGCATGGGCCGCATGCTCGAAGCCACCGACCTCGCCCAATGCGCGGCGGACTGCTTCCAGCGCCAGGCGCTCACCGGCAAACACGTGCTGATTACCGCCGGCCCAACCCAGGAAAACATCGACCCGGTGCGCTACATCACCAACCACAGCTCCGGGAAAATGGGCTTTGCTCTGGCCGAAGCCGCGGTGGAAGCCGGCGCCCGCGTGACGCTGATCACCGGCCCGGTGCACTTGCCGACTCCGGATCGCGTGACGCGCATCGACGTGGTCAGTGCCCGCGACATGCTCGCCGCCTGTGAAGCCGCGATCCCTTGCGACTTGTTTATCGCCTCGGCAGCGGTCGCGGACTACCGCCCGGAAGTCGTCGCACCACAGAAACTCAAGAAAGATCCTACGAACGGCGACGGCTTGTTGCTACAGATGGTGCGCAACCCAGACATCCTGGCCACCATCGCGACTCGCCCCGACCGTCCGTTCAGTGTCGGTTTCGCTGCCGAAACCGAACACTTGCTCGATTACGCTGCACGCAAGTTGAAAGACAAAAACCTCGATTTGATCGTCGCCAACGACGTCGCCAACCCGAGCATTGGCTTCAACAGCGAAGAAAACGCCTGCAGCGTGATCGACCGCCAGCTCCACGCCACACTTTTCGCCCAGACCAGCAAGAGCAAGATTGCTCGCCAGCTGATCACTTTTATCGCCGACCGTCTGAACCAGGTTTAA